The following proteins are encoded in a genomic region of Sesamum indicum cultivar Zhongzhi No. 13 linkage group LG8, S_indicum_v1.0, whole genome shotgun sequence:
- the LOC105169733 gene encoding auxin-responsive protein SAUR19-like, with protein MAIHRMLRRSLSAEKRSTSAGTEVPKGHFAVYVGESKKKRFVIPLSYLNHPTFQDLLCQAEEEFGFHHPMGGLTIPCSEDLFFDVTSRLGRR; from the coding sequence ATGGCCATTCATCGAATGCTTAGACGTTCTTTATCAGCTGAAAAAAGATCAACTTCGGCCGGAACTGAAGTTCCAAAGGGACATTTTGCTGTCTATGTCGGGGAGAGCAAAAAGAAACGCTTTGTTATTCCATTATCATACTTAAACCACCCTACATTTCAAGATTTGTTGTGTCAAGCTGAAGAAGAGTTCGGGTTCCATCATCCAATGGGTGGCCTAACCATTCCTTGCAGTGAGGATTTATTCTTTGATGTAACATCTCGCTTGGGCAGAAGATGA
- the LOC105169734 gene encoding auxin-induced protein X15, which yields MAIRQMLRRSLSSERKSASSGVDVPKGHLAVYVGESERKRFVIPVSYLNHPSFQDLLFQAEEEFGFDHPMGGITIPCCEELFVGLTSQLSRR from the coding sequence ATGGCTATTCGCCAAATGCTTAGACGGTCTTTATCCAGCGAAAGAAAATCAGCTTCATCTGGAGTTGACGTGCCAAAGGGGCATCTGGCTGTTTATGTTGGGGAGAGCGAAAGGAAACGTTTTGTTATTCCGGTATCATACTTGAACCACCCCTCGTTTCAAGATTTGCTATTTCAAGCTGAAGAAGAATTCGGGTTTGATCATCCGATGGGCGGCATCACCATTCCCTGCTGTGAGGAGCTATTCGTTGGTCTCACCTCCCAGTTGAGCAGAAGATGA
- the LOC105169735 gene encoding LOW QUALITY PROTEIN: auxin-responsive protein SAUR24-like (The sequence of the model RefSeq protein was modified relative to this genomic sequence to represent the inferred CDS: deleted 2 bases in 1 codon): MAIAKMLRRSLSAGTEVPKGHFAVYVGENEKKRFVVPISYLNQSSFQELLCQAEEEFGFHHPMGGLTIPCSEDSFINLTSHLRRA; the protein is encoded by the exons ATGGCCATTGCCAAGATGCTTAGACGATCT CTTTCGGCCGGAACTGAAGTTCCAAAGGGACATTTTGCTGTTTATGTTGGGGAGAACGAAAAGAAACGCTTCGTTGTTCCAATATCATACTTGAACCAATCTTCGTTTCAAGAATTGCTGTGTCAGGCTGAAGAAGAATTCGGGTTCCATCATCCAATGGGCGGACTCACCATTCCTTGCAGCGAGGACTCGTTCATCAATCTAACCTCTCACTTGAGGAGAGCATGA
- the LOC105169737 gene encoding transcription initiation factor TFIID subunit 14b has translation MPQKNGAEQPDTSGSMPKLQRTKITKSSDDNEKKSLAKKLKDSEICIPIVYGNIAFWLGKKASEYQSHKWTVYVRGATNEDLGVVIKRAVFQLHSSFNNPTRIVDSPPFELSESGWGEFEIAITLHFHSDVGDKPLHLYHHLKLYPEDESGPLSTKKPVVVESYDEIVIAEPSEALFARVQNYPAVIVPRLPVGFTLPPVPMEDLDNRNKGDTKDHPLNQWFTNFSEADELLKLAAARQQVQAHIARLRRQLTLIDGQHQQLKAAAPDIYLQQGFCFSSW, from the exons ATGCCTCAGAAGAACGGCGCCGAACAGCCGGATACCAGCGGCTCTATGCCAAAATTGCAGCGTACAAAGATTACCAAATCCTCTGATGACAACGAGAAAAAG AGCTTGGCTAAGAAGCTTAAAGATTCAGAAATTTGTATTCCCATTGTGTATGGTAACATTGCTTTCTGGCTTGGTAAGAAGGCGAGCGA GTACCAGTCACATAAATGGACAGTTTATGTTCGCGGAGCGACAAATGAGGACCTTGGAGTGGTGATAAAGCGTGCTGTTTTCCAATTGCATTCGAGTTTTAATAATCCCACAAGGATAGTGGATAGCCCTCCTTTCGAGCTATCGGAATCTGGATGGGGTGAATTTGAAATCGCCATTACCCTTCACTTTCACAGTGATGTTGGCGATAAACCATTGCACCT GTATCACCATTTGAAGTTATACCCCGAGGACGAGTCTGGTCCGCTGTCCACTAAGAAGCCCGTTGTTGTGGAATCTTATGATGAAATTGTTATTGCGGAGCCTTCTGAGGCTTTGTTTGCCCGGGTGCAAAATTATCCTGCCGTAATTGTACCTAGACTGCCTGTGGGCTTTACTTTGCCTCCtg TGCCTATGGAGGATCTTGACAATAGGAACAAAGGTGATACCAAAGATCATCCTCTGAACCAGTGGTTTACCAATTTCTCCGAGGCAGATGAGCTATTAAAACTTGCTGCAGCTCGGCAGCAG GTACAAGCACATATTGCGAGACTCAGAAGGCAGTTGACTTTGATTGATGGACAACACCAACAGTTGAAAGCAGCAGCACCTGATAT TTATCTTCAGCAGGGATTCTGTTTTTCCAGTTGGTGA
- the LOC105169738 gene encoding auxin-responsive protein SAUR50-like, giving the protein MSFPPTPPPFSINTFTPFPPPHLHLHFPFTQFKNSKPNSSITTPPQLQMAIKKSNKLPQAAALKQILRRCSSLGKKNGYDDQHELPDDVPKGHFAVYVGENRSRHIVPISFLSHPEFQCLLRRAEEEFGFDHEMGLTIPCEEVVFRSLTSMLR; this is encoded by the coding sequence ATGTCCTTTCCTCCCACACCCCCACCTTTCTCAATAAATACCTTCACGCCCTTCCCTCCTCCTCACCTCCACCTTCACTTCCCCTTCACACAATTCAAAAACTCAAAACCAAACTCATCAATCACTACCCCTCCTCAACTCCAAATGGCTATCAAGAAATCAAACAAGCTCCCACAAGCAGCAGCCTTGAAGCAAATCTTGAGACGATGTTCCAGTCTGGGCAAGAAAAACGGCTACGACGATCAACACGAGCTGCCGGACGACGTCCCCAAAGGCCACTTCGCCGTCTACGTCGGCGAGAATCGAAGCAGACACATTGTGCCCATCTCGTTCTTGAGTCATCCAGAGTTCCAGTGTCTGCTCAGAAGAGCTGAAGAAGAGTTCGGGTTTGATCACGAAATGGGTCTCACCATTCCTTGTGAAGAAGTCGTTTTCCGATCCCTAACTTCAATGCTCAGATGA
- the LOC105169739 gene encoding auxin-induced protein 6B-like → MGKSNKIRHIVRIRQMLRSWRRKAASQAASLRLPSDVPAGHVAVSVGSSCRRFIVRATYLNHPIFRRLLSQAEEEYGFANNSGPLAIPCDETLFEEILQFVSLGDPVKSDFQLRCCHVGVRNENPDFFGESRPLLYGYTA, encoded by the coding sequence ATGGgaaaaagcaacaaaatcCGGCACATCGTGAGAATCCGGCAAATGCTCCGGTCATGGCGCAGGAAAGCCGCGTCGCAGGCAGCATCCCTCCGTTTGCCATCGGACGTTCCTGCCGGACATGTTGCGGTCAGTGTGGGGAGCAGTTGCCGGAGGTTCATCGTGCGCGCGACGTATCTTAACCACCCCATTTTCAGGCGGCTGCTCAGCCAAGCCGAGGAGGAGTACGGCTTCGCCAACAATTCGGGGCCGCTGGCGATTCCGTGTGACGAAACTCTATTCGAGGAGATCCTCCAATTCGTGTCCCTAGGCGACCCGGTTAAGTCGGACTTCCAGCTGCGATGCTGCCACGTGGGCGTCAGGAATGAGAACCCAGATTTTTTCGGCGAATCAAGGCCGTTGCTCTACGGGTACACTGCCTGA
- the LOC105169740 gene encoding probable ribosome-binding factor A, chloroplastic yields MPHLLIHRSTITLPCFIAHSTPSCSRLASVGLRRPAQNRLISTATCVGDGNAANRTIICMANPRRVKMVAKQIRRELSDMLLTDKVLQYAVLPEAALGADRYLSSLTTISDVEVSADLQVVKVYVSVFGDERGKEVALAGLKSKAKYVRSELGKRMKLRLTPEIRFLEDESLERGSRVIAILDRIKDENERKVTKDQVYDSGEFADGSNDNVEWEGDDLDDEGIIYVK; encoded by the exons ATGCCGCACCTTCTAATCCACCGTTCAACAATAACTCTCCCATGTTTCATCGCGCATTCCACGCCGTCATGTAGCCGTCTCGCCTCCGTCGGCCTGCGTCGTCCGGCGCAGAACCGGCTAATTAGCACCGCCACATGCGTCGGCGATGGAAATGCCGCAAACAGAACGATTATATGCATGGCGAACCCTAGGAGGGTGAAAATGGTGGCGAAGCAGATCAGGAGAGAGCTCTCCGATATGTTGCTAACCGATAAGGTTTTGCAGTATGCGGTGTTGCCTGAAGCTGCTTTAGGCGCCGATCGCTATCTGTCGTCGCTTACTACAATAAGTGATGTTGAAGTCTCTGCTGATTTGCAG GTTGTTAAAGTGTATGTCTCTGTTTTTGGAGatgaaagaggaaaagaagTTGCTCTAGCAGGGCTCAAGTCAAAAGCAAAATATGTTCGTAGTGAACTGGGCAAGCGTATGAAGTTGCGGCTCACTCCTGAGATTCGATTCCTCGAAGATGAGTCTCTAGAACGAGGAAGCAGG GTAATAGCTATATTAGATAGAATAAAGGATGAGAATGAGAGAAAAGTAACAAAAGATCAAGTTTACGATTCAGGGGAGTTTGCTGATGGAAGCAATGACAATGTGGAGTGGGAGGGTGATGACCTTGATGATGAAGGCATCATTTATGTTAAGTAG
- the LOC105169741 gene encoding uncharacterized protein LOC105169741, with the protein MAPPPGPYSGTSTLALVARVSAFSFGLVYGSVKLKILKMQAKSHKKAEAKGHH; encoded by the exons ATGGCGCCTCCTCCTGGACCGTACTCCGGCACCAGCACACTCGCTTTG GTCGCTAGGGTTTCCGCTTTCTCGTTCGGACTGGTTTACGGCAGCGTAAAACTGAAGATTCTTAAg ATGCAGGCCAAGTCTCATAAGAAAGCTGAAGCTAAAGGGCACCACTAG
- the LOC105169742 gene encoding peptidyl-prolyl cis-trans isomerase Pin1-like, whose amino-acid sequence MSSSQKVRASHILIKHEGSRRKSSWKDPEGRRISSTTRGQAVAQLKTIRDDILSGKSRFEDIASQFSDCSSAKRGGDLGPFGRGQMQKPFEDATYGLKVGEISDIVDTDSGVHIIMRTG is encoded by the exons ATGTCGTCGAGCCAGAAGGTGAGGGCATCGCACATACTGATAAAGCATGAAGGATCCCGGCGGAAGTCCTCCTGGAAGGACCCGGAGGGCCGCCGCATCTCCTCCACCACAAGGGGCCAGGCCGTCGCCCAGCTCAAAACTATCCGCGATGACATCCTTTCCGGAAAATCAAGATTTGAAGATATTGCGTCTCAGTTTTCCGACTGCAGCTCAGCCAAGCGCGGCGGCGATCTTG GCCCTTTTGGCCGTGGTCAGATGCAGAAACCATTTGAAGATGCCACATACGGGTTGAAGGTTGGTGAAATTAGTGATATTGTTGATACAGATAGCGGAGTTCACATAATCATGAGAACAGGTTGA
- the LOC105169743 gene encoding amidophosphoribosyltransferase, chloroplastic, whose amino-acid sequence MATATTAASAPPSASAYPASSATRFSPISPSSKSLSSLFPKIFPKPLHITPAKNPISDIVSSYKNTINSGTDNALFFHDDDDKPREECGVVGIYGDPEASRLCYLALHALQHRGQEGAGIVAVHDNVLQSVTGVGLVSEVFNQSKLDKLPGDIAIGHVRYSTAGSSMLKNVQPFVAGYRFGSVGVAHNGNLVNYQALRAELEENGSIFNTSSDTEVVLHLIAISKARPFFMRIVEACEKLEGAYSMVFLTEDKLVAVRDPFGFRPLVMGRRSNGAVVFASETCALDLIEATYEREVFPGEVLVVDKEGVRSLCLMRHPQPKSCIFEHIYFALPNSVVFGRSVYESRRAFGEILATEAPVECDVVIAVPDSGVVAALGYAAKAGVPFQQGLIRSHYVGRTFIEPSQKIRDFGVKLKLSPVRAVLEGKRVVVVDDSIVRGTTSSKIVRLLKEAGAKEVHMRIASPPIIGSCYYGVDTPSAEELISNRMSVEEIREFIGSDSLAFLPFESLKNLLGNDSPNFCYACFSGKYPVQPTGKVKRVGDFLDDGLSGSMGSIDGGWLPQTKNQEGVGVGKLKVKEEIKSSA is encoded by the coding sequence ATGGCCACCGCCACCACTGCCGCCTCCGCTCCTCCTTCGGCTTCCGCCTATCCCGCGTCCTCCGCTACTCGCTTCTCCCCTATCTCTCCGTCCTCCAAGTCGCTCTCCTCCCTCTTCCCCAAAATCTTTCCAAAACCCCTTCATATTACTCCCGCAAAGAATCCCATCTCAGATATCGTCTCATCCTACAAGAACACAATCAATTCAGGTACTGATAACGCACTATTTTTTCATGATGATGACGATAAACCTCGGGAAGAATGTGGGGTGGTGGGTATTTACGGAGACCCGGAAGCCTCCCGCCTCTGCTATTTGGCTCTCCACGCACTGCAGCACCGCGGCCAAGAGGGCGCGGGGATTGTGGCGGTGCACGATAACGTCCTCCAGTCTGTCACCGGAGTTGGGCTCGTATCCGAGGTTTTTAACCAGTCAAAATTGGATAAGTTGCCAGGAGATATAGCCATAGGCCACGTGAGATATTCTACAGCTGGATCGTCTATGCTTAAAAACGTACAGCCTTTTGTTGCGGGTTACAGATTCGGGTCGGTTGGGGTTGCCCACAACGGGAACTTGGTAAATTACCAAGCTTTGCGGGCGGAGCTTGAAGAGAATGGATCGATTTTCAACACGAGCTCGGATACGGAGGTGGTTCTGCACTTGATTGCTATATCAAAAGCCCGGCCGTTCTTTATGAGAATAGTCGAGGCTTGTGAAAAGCTGGAGGGTGCTTATTCGATGGTTTTCTTGACAGAGGACAAGCTCGTGGCGGTTCGTGACCCGTTTGGTTTCCGCCCGTTGGTCATGGGTAGGAGGAGCAATGGTGCCGTGGTTTTTGCTTCTGAGACTTGCGCATTGGATTTGATTGAGGCCACATACGAGAGAGAAGTTTTTCCTGGAGAAGTTCTTGTGGTGGATAAGGAAGGGGTTCGGTCGCTGTGTTTGATGCGTCACCCGCAGCCCAAATCATGTATTTTCGAGCATATTTACTTTGCACTGCCGAATTCTGTGGTTTTTGGGAGATCCGTGTACGAGTCGAGGCGGGCATTTGGGGAAATCTTAGCTACTGAGGCGCCAGTGGAGTGTGATGTGGTGATTGCGGTGCCCGATTCAGGGGTTGTTGCTGCGCTAGGATATGCTGCCAAAGCTGGTGTACCGTTTCAGCAGGGCTTGATTAGGTCACATTACGTTGGGAGGACGTTTATCGAGCCTTCTCAGAAGATTAGGGACTTTGGCGTGAAGCTGAAATTATCGCCAGTTAGGGCCGTCTTGGAGGGCAAACGTGTTGTTGTGGTGGATGATTCAATCGTCAGAGGAACGACTTCTTCCAAGATCGTTAGGTTGTTGAAGGAAGCTGGTGCTAAGGAGGTTCACATGAGAATTGCGAGCCCTCCAATCATAGGCTCGTGTTATTATGGAGTTGATACTCCTAGTGCGGAGGAGTTGATATCGAATAGGATGAGCGTGGAGGAGATTAGGGAGTTTATTGGGTCAGATTCGCTTGCGTTTCTGCCATTTGAGAGCTTGAAGAATTTGCTGGGGAATGATTCTCCCAACTTCTGTTATGCTTGCTTTTCTGGGAAGTACCCGGTGCAGCCAACTGGTAAAGTGAAGAGGGTTGGGGATTTTCTTGATGATGGATTGAGTGGAAGTATGGGGTCTATTGATGGAGGTTGGCTTCCTCAGACCAAAAATCAAGAGGGGGTGGGAGTTGGGAAACTCAAGGTGAAGGAGGAGATCAAGTCCTCTGCTTAG
- the LOC105169744 gene encoding tRNA-dihydrouridine(47) synthase [NAD(P)(+)]-like isoform X2 produces the protein MLVFFPCLHFYISTATILHSLPQTLPPPAMADPSLLDNTLNPVSAAQPPPLDEAHPTPDELVAKAIAPVKRHFLRPPPVRTCDGNNSSKADEGAAAQKDDASAPILKEKKSKRQLKRERRQEQKSALHICPEVAKSGKVSSCPYGDRCRFNHDVEAFKAQKPDDLDGMCPFLTTKGPCPYGLACRFAGTHKDDNGEAANETINGDERSSEMNVLKKDVQKLLWKKNRMKFPKADAALELLGLVGQGKKKKMVENENDDKIVSNDSGDVDGNGCCRATGDSSNDLDCAAEVLEEGKPDEADTTDELRPPKKTKSSIDETCSVLVNDGCKQNEPETCIENIVEDNDKCLKLHPREKKLIDFREKLYLAPLTTVGNLPFRQVCKVLGADVTCGEMAMCTNLLQGQASEWALLRRHSSEDLFGVQICGAYPDTVARTVELIEQNCTVDFIDINMGCPIDIVVNKGAGSALLMKPTRMKSVVEASSRAVDIPVTIKVRTGFYEGKNRIDSLIADIGNWGATAVTIHGRTRQQRYSKLANWEYIYQCARAAPSSLQVLGNGDVFSYLDWNSHKSDCPELSTCMIARGALIKPWIFTEIKEQRHWDISSGQRLDILKDYVRFGLQHWGSDSKGVETTRHFLLEWLSYTCRYIPIGLLDNIPQRINWRPPSYFGRDDLETLMASESAADWIRISEMLLGKVPYGFTFAPKHKSNAYDSAENG, from the exons ATGCTAGTCTTCTTCCCCTGCCTGcacttttatatttcaacTGCCACTATCCTCCACTCACTCCCACAAACCCTACCTCCACCCGCAATGGCTGACCCCTCACTCCTGGATAATACGTTGAACCCCGTCTCCGCCGCTCAACCTCCGCCTCTGGATGAAGCTCACCCGACCCCCGACGAGTTAGTGGCTAAAGCCATAGCTCCGGTGAAAAGACATTTCCTACGCCCGCCGCCCGTTAGAACTTGCGATGGCAACAACAGTAGTAAAGCTGATGAAGGAGCAGCCGCCCAGAAGGATGACGCCTCCGCTCCAATTCTCAAGGAGAAGAAATCCAAACGCCAGTTAAAACGCGAGCGCCGTCAG GAACAAAAGTCTGCTCTACATATTTGTCCAGAGGTAGCGAAAAGTGGGAAGGTCAGTTCATGTCCTTACGGTGACAGATGCCGCTTCAACCATGATGTGGAAGCATTCAAAGCTCAG AAACCAGATGATTTAGATGGCATGTGCCCTTTCTTGACTACCAAGGGGCCGTGCCCTTATGGCCTGGCTTGTAGATTTGCGGGTACACATAAGGATGATAATGGTGAAGCTGCTAATGAAACAATTAATGGAGACGAGAGAAGCAGTGAAATGAATGTATTAAAAAAGGATGTCCAGAAGCTTTTGTGGAAAAAAAACAGAATGAAGTTCCCCAAGGCTGATGCCGCACTTGAACTTCTTGGGCTTGTG GGGcagggaaaaaagaagaaaatggtgGAGAATGAGAATGATGACAAAATTGTTAGCAATGACTCTGGTGATGTTGATGGAAATGGTTGCTGTAGAGCAACTGGTGACTCAAGCAACGATTTAGATTGTGCTGCTGAAGTCTTGGAAGAAGGTAAACCAGATGAAGCAGACACAACTGATGAACTTAGACCACCCAAGAAGACAAAGAGCTCAATTGATGAGACTTGTTCTGTTCTGGTTAATGATG GCTGCAAACAGAATGAACCAGAAACCTGCATTGAGAATATTGTGGAAGACAATGATAAATGCCTAAAGTTACACCCACGGGAGAAGAAACTCATTGACTTCAGAGAAAAGCTCTATCTTGCTCCCCTGACGACAGTAGGAAATCTACCATTTCGCCAGGTCTGCAAGGTCCTGGGAGCTGATGTTACATGTGGTGAGATGGCAATGTGCACCAATCTTTTACAG GGTCAAGCTTCAGAATGGGCTTTGCTAAGGCGCCACTCATCAGAGGATCTGTTTGGTGTTCAAATATGTGGAGCATATCCAGATACAGTTGCAAGAACTGTTGAACTAATAGAGCAGAATTGTACAGTGGATTTCATTGATATTAATATGGGATGTCCAATTGATATTGTTGTCAACAAAGGTGCTGGTTCTGCCCTTCTTATGAAACCAACGCGAATGAAAAGTGTTGTAGAAGCCTCTTCTAGAGCAGTCGACATACCAGTTACTATCAAG GTACGAACGGGTTTTTATGAGGGCAAAAACCGGATTGACTCTTTGATAGCAGATATTGGAAACTGGGGAGCCACTGCAGTAACAATACACGGTCGGACACGACAGCAACGGTACAGCAAACTTGCTAATTGGGAGTACATCTACCAGTGTGCACGAGCAGCTCCATCTAGTCTGCAGGTCCTTGGAAATGGTGATGTGTTCTCTTATTTGGACTGGAACAGTCACAAGTCTGACTGCCCTGAACTCTCTACATGTATGATTGCTCGAGGGGCATTGATCAAG CCTTGGATATTTACTGAAATCAAGGAACAGAGGCATTGGGACATTAGTTCCGGACAGAGGTTGGATATTTTGAAGGATTATGTACGTTTTGGCCTTCAACATTGGGGTTCTGACTCAAAAG GAGTTGAAACAACCAGACACTTCTTGCTGGAATGGCTTAGTTATACTTGCAGATATATACCAATTGGGCTGTTAGATAACATCCCCCAAAGAATAAATTGGCGGCCACCTTCATACTTTGGTCGTGACGATCTTGAGACCCTAATGGCCTCTGAATCTGCTGCTGATTGG ATTAGGATATCTGAGATGTTGCTTGGCAAGGTGCCTTATGGTTTCACATTTGCTCCCAAGCACAAGTCTAACGCATATGATAGCGCAGAAAATGGCTAA
- the LOC105169744 gene encoding tRNA-dihydrouridine(47) synthase [NAD(P)(+)]-like isoform X1, which translates to MLVFFPCLHFYISTATILHSLPQTLPPPAMADPSLLDNTLNPVSAAQPPPLDEAHPTPDELVAKAIAPVKRHFLRPPPVRTCDGNNSSKADEGAAAQKDDASAPILKEKKSKRQLKRERRQEQKSALHICPEVAKSGKVSSCPYGDRCRFNHDVEAFKAQKPDDLDGMCPFLTTKGPCPYGLACRFAGTHKDDNGEAANETINGDERSSEMNVLKKDVQKLLWKKNRMKFPKADAALELLGLVGQGKKKKMVENENDDKIVSNDSGDVDGNGCCRATGDSSNDLDCAAEVLEEGKPDEADTTDELRPPKKTKSSIDETCSVLVNDEGCKQNEPETCIENIVEDNDKCLKLHPREKKLIDFREKLYLAPLTTVGNLPFRQVCKVLGADVTCGEMAMCTNLLQGQASEWALLRRHSSEDLFGVQICGAYPDTVARTVELIEQNCTVDFIDINMGCPIDIVVNKGAGSALLMKPTRMKSVVEASSRAVDIPVTIKVRTGFYEGKNRIDSLIADIGNWGATAVTIHGRTRQQRYSKLANWEYIYQCARAAPSSLQVLGNGDVFSYLDWNSHKSDCPELSTCMIARGALIKPWIFTEIKEQRHWDISSGQRLDILKDYVRFGLQHWGSDSKGVETTRHFLLEWLSYTCRYIPIGLLDNIPQRINWRPPSYFGRDDLETLMASESAADWIRISEMLLGKVPYGFTFAPKHKSNAYDSAENG; encoded by the exons ATGCTAGTCTTCTTCCCCTGCCTGcacttttatatttcaacTGCCACTATCCTCCACTCACTCCCACAAACCCTACCTCCACCCGCAATGGCTGACCCCTCACTCCTGGATAATACGTTGAACCCCGTCTCCGCCGCTCAACCTCCGCCTCTGGATGAAGCTCACCCGACCCCCGACGAGTTAGTGGCTAAAGCCATAGCTCCGGTGAAAAGACATTTCCTACGCCCGCCGCCCGTTAGAACTTGCGATGGCAACAACAGTAGTAAAGCTGATGAAGGAGCAGCCGCCCAGAAGGATGACGCCTCCGCTCCAATTCTCAAGGAGAAGAAATCCAAACGCCAGTTAAAACGCGAGCGCCGTCAG GAACAAAAGTCTGCTCTACATATTTGTCCAGAGGTAGCGAAAAGTGGGAAGGTCAGTTCATGTCCTTACGGTGACAGATGCCGCTTCAACCATGATGTGGAAGCATTCAAAGCTCAG AAACCAGATGATTTAGATGGCATGTGCCCTTTCTTGACTACCAAGGGGCCGTGCCCTTATGGCCTGGCTTGTAGATTTGCGGGTACACATAAGGATGATAATGGTGAAGCTGCTAATGAAACAATTAATGGAGACGAGAGAAGCAGTGAAATGAATGTATTAAAAAAGGATGTCCAGAAGCTTTTGTGGAAAAAAAACAGAATGAAGTTCCCCAAGGCTGATGCCGCACTTGAACTTCTTGGGCTTGTG GGGcagggaaaaaagaagaaaatggtgGAGAATGAGAATGATGACAAAATTGTTAGCAATGACTCTGGTGATGTTGATGGAAATGGTTGCTGTAGAGCAACTGGTGACTCAAGCAACGATTTAGATTGTGCTGCTGAAGTCTTGGAAGAAGGTAAACCAGATGAAGCAGACACAACTGATGAACTTAGACCACCCAAGAAGACAAAGAGCTCAATTGATGAGACTTGTTCTGTTCTGGTTAATGATG AAGGCTGCAAACAGAATGAACCAGAAACCTGCATTGAGAATATTGTGGAAGACAATGATAAATGCCTAAAGTTACACCCACGGGAGAAGAAACTCATTGACTTCAGAGAAAAGCTCTATCTTGCTCCCCTGACGACAGTAGGAAATCTACCATTTCGCCAGGTCTGCAAGGTCCTGGGAGCTGATGTTACATGTGGTGAGATGGCAATGTGCACCAATCTTTTACAG GGTCAAGCTTCAGAATGGGCTTTGCTAAGGCGCCACTCATCAGAGGATCTGTTTGGTGTTCAAATATGTGGAGCATATCCAGATACAGTTGCAAGAACTGTTGAACTAATAGAGCAGAATTGTACAGTGGATTTCATTGATATTAATATGGGATGTCCAATTGATATTGTTGTCAACAAAGGTGCTGGTTCTGCCCTTCTTATGAAACCAACGCGAATGAAAAGTGTTGTAGAAGCCTCTTCTAGAGCAGTCGACATACCAGTTACTATCAAG GTACGAACGGGTTTTTATGAGGGCAAAAACCGGATTGACTCTTTGATAGCAGATATTGGAAACTGGGGAGCCACTGCAGTAACAATACACGGTCGGACACGACAGCAACGGTACAGCAAACTTGCTAATTGGGAGTACATCTACCAGTGTGCACGAGCAGCTCCATCTAGTCTGCAGGTCCTTGGAAATGGTGATGTGTTCTCTTATTTGGACTGGAACAGTCACAAGTCTGACTGCCCTGAACTCTCTACATGTATGATTGCTCGAGGGGCATTGATCAAG CCTTGGATATTTACTGAAATCAAGGAACAGAGGCATTGGGACATTAGTTCCGGACAGAGGTTGGATATTTTGAAGGATTATGTACGTTTTGGCCTTCAACATTGGGGTTCTGACTCAAAAG GAGTTGAAACAACCAGACACTTCTTGCTGGAATGGCTTAGTTATACTTGCAGATATATACCAATTGGGCTGTTAGATAACATCCCCCAAAGAATAAATTGGCGGCCACCTTCATACTTTGGTCGTGACGATCTTGAGACCCTAATGGCCTCTGAATCTGCTGCTGATTGG ATTAGGATATCTGAGATGTTGCTTGGCAAGGTGCCTTATGGTTTCACATTTGCTCCCAAGCACAAGTCTAACGCATATGATAGCGCAGAAAATGGCTAA